In Alkalihalobacterium alkalinitrilicum, a genomic segment contains:
- a CDS encoding transposase gives MGEHRQRYNEEFKRQTVKFAQEQKQKKTMRDIAQELDIPLSCLHQWMTQYREFDNESLTSEERLRQLEQQLRDKDRQLKEKDQEIAATKEELAIVKKAVHIFSRPRP, from the coding sequence ATGGGTGAACATCGGCAAAGGTATAATGAAGAATTTAAACGACAAACAGTTAAATTTGCACAAGAACAAAAGCAAAAGAAAACGATGAGAGATATTGCACAGGAATTAGATATTCCGCTTAGTTGCCTACATCAGTGGATGACTCAATATCGCGAGTTTGATAATGAATCACTAACAAGTGAAGAGCGGCTTCGTCAGTTAGAGCAACAGCTACGTGATAAAGATCGCCAATTAAAAGAAAAAGACCAAGAGATAGCCGCCACAAAAGAAGAATTAGCTATTGTAAAAAAGGCGGTGCACATCTTCAGCAGACCACGGCCATGA
- a CDS encoding alpha/beta hydrolase family protein encodes MMNRREERIKIEEKALLGATISFPESTEQKVPAVLLIAGSGAGDRDGNMPKLQLNLYKMIADGLAEAGFISLRYDKRGVGESEGELNKVGLWDLVDDAESALQFLRNLTNVDQEQVYVLGHSEGTILATALNERASLAGLILIAGAADTIEEATKYQRELAYEELNNESGIKGWLIKKLKITNKAEKKTQKIFAKMSKSDKDEIRVQLFAKLPAKWFREHFQFDLYGSMENITCPVLAINGTKDIQTKVENVYKVPELVNGPSEVHVIEGMNHILRYQEGDVSIQKVKSVYQAQASKRLHPDLMHIITNWLERNHAGR; translated from the coding sequence ATGATGAATAGAAGAGAAGAACGAATTAAAATCGAAGAAAAAGCCTTGTTAGGTGCAACAATATCGTTTCCCGAATCGACTGAACAAAAGGTTCCAGCAGTTTTATTAATTGCTGGGTCGGGTGCAGGTGACCGGGATGGGAACATGCCTAAATTACAACTTAATCTTTATAAAATGATTGCAGATGGATTAGCTGAAGCAGGATTTATTTCCCTCCGCTATGATAAAAGAGGTGTTGGAGAAAGTGAAGGGGAATTAAACAAAGTTGGATTATGGGATTTAGTTGATGATGCTGAAAGTGCATTACAGTTTTTAAGAAATCTTACTAACGTTGATCAAGAGCAGGTATATGTGTTAGGTCATAGTGAAGGAACAATATTAGCGACGGCTCTTAATGAGAGAGCATCACTAGCGGGGTTAATTCTTATCGCAGGAGCTGCTGATACAATAGAAGAAGCGACTAAATATCAGCGAGAATTAGCTTATGAAGAATTAAATAATGAGTCAGGAATCAAAGGTTGGTTAATAAAAAAATTAAAAATTACAAATAAAGCAGAAAAGAAAACTCAAAAGATTTTCGCTAAAATGTCTAAGAGTGACAAAGATGAAATTCGAGTTCAACTTTTTGCCAAGCTACCAGCTAAATGGTTTAGAGAGCATTTCCAATTTGACCTTTATGGTTCAATGGAAAATATCACTTGTCCTGTCCTTGCGATCAATGGTACAAAAGATATACAAACGAAAGTTGAAAATGTCTATAAAGTACCTGAACTTGTTAATGGACCATCGGAAGTACATGTGATTGAAGGAATGAATCATATTTTAAGGTATCAAGAAGGTGATGTTTCCATTCAAAAAGTAAAAAGCGTATATCAAGCGCAAGCGAGTAAACGATTACATCCCGACCTAATGCATATCATTACGAATTGGCTAGAGAGAAATCATGCAGGGAGGTAA
- a CDS encoding helix-turn-helix domain-containing protein, which produces MSKGDVILHPVRMRIIQSLLKRSLTVQELMEWLPDIPQATLYRQLKVLTDSHVIYISNERKVRGTFERTYSLNRDSATFSTSEAHELSKEEHMKYFMTYFTNLMQGVEEYLEGDELDMEKDGFGYRHIDLFLDDDEFSNLKKDLVAVVKRYSDNEPNHKRRRRTIATVFIPERKK; this is translated from the coding sequence GTGTCAAAGGGAGATGTTATCTTACATCCAGTTAGAATGCGAATTATTCAATCATTATTAAAACGATCACTAACAGTTCAAGAACTAATGGAGTGGCTTCCTGATATTCCACAAGCTACATTATATAGGCAATTAAAGGTGTTAACAGATAGCCATGTGATATACATTTCAAATGAGAGGAAGGTTAGAGGTACATTTGAACGAACATATTCATTAAACAGAGACTCTGCTACTTTTTCTACTTCGGAAGCCCATGAATTGAGTAAGGAAGAACATATGAAATATTTTATGACTTATTTCACCAATCTCATGCAAGGTGTTGAAGAGTATTTAGAGGGTGATGAGTTAGATATGGAGAAAGATGGGTTTGGTTATCGTCACATTGATTTATTTTTAGATGATGATGAGTTTTCTAATTTAAAGAAGGACCTCGTTGCTGTGGTAAAAAGATATTCAGATAACGAACCAAACCATAAGAGGCGTAGAAGGACAATTGCTACAGTTTTTATTCCTGAAAGGAAAAAATAA
- a CDS encoding SRPBCC domain-containing protein, with amino-acid sequence MSNYGSLHEKEERNVLVFERKYPFSPVKVFRSITDPDHFTQWYPFATGDIDLCVGGKIKFDDGEGSIYEAVITELNPPYSFCFREVDDLLDMSIHVADQGCTMTFCHTFDDQAMAIYIAAGWHRCLDVLGQLIHGRPIEWEDNALELREYYKRKFV; translated from the coding sequence ATGAGTAACTATGGCAGTCTCCATGAAAAAGAAGAAAGAAACGTTTTGGTTTTTGAACGTAAATATCCATTTAGTCCTGTAAAAGTATTTCGTTCTATAACGGATCCTGATCATTTCACTCAGTGGTATCCATTTGCAACTGGAGATATAGATCTTTGTGTTGGTGGAAAGATAAAGTTCGATGATGGTGAAGGGTCAATCTATGAGGCAGTTATTACCGAATTAAATCCTCCATATTCTTTTTGTTTTCGGGAAGTTGATGATTTGTTAGACATGAGCATACATGTAGCGGATCAAGGGTGCACCATGACGTTTTGCCATACGTTTGATGATCAAGCAATGGCGATATATATAGCTGCAGGATGGCACAGATGCTTAGATGTCCTTGGTCAATTAATCCATGGTCGACCAATAGAATGGGAAGATAATGCACTAGAATTACGTGAATACTACAAAAGAAAGTTTGTATAA
- a CDS encoding tRNA dihydrouridine synthase, whose amino-acid sequence MKDNFWRDLPRPFFILAPMEEVTDVVFRHVVSAAARPDVFFTEFANSESYCHPEGNQSVRGRLTFTEDEQPIVAHIWGDKPEYFRQMSIGMAKLGFRGVDINMGCPVPNVARYGKGSGLIRRPEVAADLIQAAKAGGLPVSVKTRLGFTDVDEWHEWLTHILKQDIVNLSIHLRTREEMSKVDAHWELIPEIKKLRDQVAPDTLLTINGDIPDRQTGLKLVDQYGVDGVMIGRGIFNNPFAFEKEPKDHSSKELLDLLRIHLDLLDKYSELELRPFKALHRFFKIYVKGIQGASKLRNQLMITESTDEVRELLDNFESKNLDGMGEQ is encoded by the coding sequence ATGAAAGATAATTTTTGGCGTGATTTACCACGACCTTTTTTTATACTGGCACCAATGGAAGAAGTGACGGATGTTGTTTTTCGCCATGTAGTAAGCGCGGCAGCCAGACCTGATGTGTTCTTTACAGAGTTTGCAAACAGTGAGAGTTATTGTCATCCAGAGGGAAACCAAAGTGTACGCGGACGTTTGACTTTTACAGAGGATGAACAACCAATTGTAGCCCATATATGGGGAGATAAGCCTGAATACTTTCGGCAAATGAGTATTGGTATGGCGAAACTTGGGTTTAGGGGGGTGGATATCAATATGGGCTGTCCTGTACCTAATGTGGCACGGTATGGGAAGGGAAGTGGCCTTATCCGTCGTCCAGAAGTTGCAGCAGATTTAATACAAGCAGCAAAAGCAGGAGGATTGCCTGTAAGTGTAAAAACAAGGCTTGGTTTCACGGATGTAGACGAATGGCACGAATGGCTGACGCACATATTGAAACAAGATATTGTTAATCTTTCCATTCATCTGCGGACAAGAGAGGAAATGAGCAAAGTAGATGCTCATTGGGAGCTCATCCCTGAAATTAAGAAACTTCGTGACCAGGTAGCACCAGATACACTCTTGACGATCAATGGGGATATTCCTGATCGTCAAACTGGCTTGAAACTCGTAGATCAATATGGTGTTGATGGGGTTATGATTGGCCGTGGTATTTTCAATAATCCATTTGCCTTTGAAAAAGAGCCGAAAGATCATAGCAGTAAGGAATTACTTGATCTTTTACGAATACATCTGGATCTCCTTGATAAATATTCAGAATTAGAGCTACGTCCGTTTAAGGCTCTTCATCGCTTTTTTAAGATATATGTCAAAGGAATTCAAGGAGCAAGTAAATTAAGAAATCAACTAATGATCACGGAGTCAACAGATGAAGTGCGTGAATTGCTCGATAACTTTGAATCAAAGAATCTTGATGGAATGGGGGAACAGTAG
- a CDS encoding class I SAM-dependent methyltransferase, which produces MTKKSTLDNFEEYDNPVLYDQENEVYKEDVKFIDKWASKTEGLIIDLACGTGRATIPLASKGYNLIGVDLHKGMLNEAKRKTSNLDLQIEWIEQDCSKLDLNVKSNLIYCVGNSFQHFLTNEAQDGLLFSVNKHLETGGTFIFGTRFPNTEELLQPSSEEYWKTYIDSETQNKVDVYTISQYDSINQVQHNTTIRKFINNDEEVVDEVRTNISLRYVFPKEMERILFGNGFEIVSVYKDWNETPISDDSYQMVYVCKKIR; this is translated from the coding sequence ATGACAAAGAAATCAACATTAGATAATTTTGAAGAATACGATAACCCCGTATTGTATGATCAAGAGAATGAAGTATATAAAGAAGATGTAAAATTCATAGATAAATGGGCATCTAAGACAGAGGGTTTAATAATTGATTTAGCTTGTGGAACAGGAAGAGCAACTATTCCTTTGGCAAGTAAGGGATATAACTTGATAGGAGTTGACCTTCATAAAGGAATGTTAAATGAAGCAAAAAGGAAAACATCTAATCTTGATTTACAAATAGAGTGGATAGAACAAGATTGTTCCAAATTAGATTTGAATGTAAAAAGTAATCTGATTTATTGCGTAGGGAATTCATTTCAACATTTCCTTACAAACGAAGCTCAAGATGGGTTGTTATTTTCTGTAAATAAGCATTTAGAAACGGGTGGAACTTTTATATTTGGAACAAGGTTTCCAAATACAGAGGAATTATTACAGCCAAGTTCAGAGGAATATTGGAAAACTTACATAGATAGTGAGACTCAAAATAAAGTTGATGTATATACGATTAGTCAATATGACTCCATAAATCAAGTGCAACACAACACAACAATAAGAAAATTTATAAATAATGATGAAGAAGTAGTCGATGAAGTAAGAACAAATATAAGTTTACGATACGTCTTTCCAAAAGAAATGGAACGTATTTTATTTGGAAATGGATTTGAAATAGTAAGTGTTTACAAAGATTGGAATGAAACCCCTATATCAGATGATAGTTATCAAATGGTTTATGTTTGTAAAAAGATTAGATAG
- a CDS encoding Gmad2 immunoglobulin-like domain-containing protein produces MRNWLRWIMIIGCFVILGACVQDVEQQPHHEDEGEINIPLEEEVPAREGVSEEEENGRDEEEQLSDEPSLDESTLVPTPDEKSETHQVILYFSDHDLMGTYRIETEIDVRTGENVAKTALEAWLKGPDHEELTGLIDSEVIIEYVEDVDGVAHVSFSKAIQESNLGSTGELMIAEQLSMIMQQFGFDRTQILVEGRVGETLLGHLFTGDPIVAGDPNSYLWIDEKKSPEIVLENVAFKIYEPAPNTEVKDRFVVRGLARVYEATVLYEFEDGHFILDEGFTTATEGAPGWGEFEIIIEFDEVANQSGRVILFEESAKDGSRINELQIPVKVTN; encoded by the coding sequence ATGAGGAACTGGTTGCGCTGGATAATGATTATAGGTTGTTTTGTCATTTTAGGCGCTTGCGTACAGGATGTGGAACAACAACCCCATCATGAAGATGAAGGGGAAATCAACATCCCATTAGAAGAAGAAGTTCCTGCACGAGAAGGTGTTTCAGAGGAGGAGGAAAATGGTCGAGATGAAGAAGAGCAATTGAGTGACGAACCATCTCTTGATGAGTCGACATTGGTGCCAACACCTGATGAAAAGAGTGAAACCCATCAAGTGATATTATACTTCTCAGACCATGATTTAATGGGCACTTATCGGATTGAAACAGAAATAGATGTTAGAACAGGAGAGAATGTTGCAAAGACTGCACTTGAAGCTTGGTTAAAAGGTCCTGATCACGAAGAATTAACAGGATTAATTGATTCGGAAGTGATCATTGAATATGTTGAAGACGTTGACGGGGTTGCTCATGTTAGTTTTTCAAAAGCGATTCAGGAAAGTAATCTCGGTTCAACGGGAGAACTCATGATTGCTGAACAGCTGTCGATGATCATGCAGCAATTTGGCTTTGATCGAACGCAGATCCTAGTAGAAGGTAGAGTCGGTGAAACGTTGCTCGGTCATCTTTTTACGGGTGATCCAATCGTTGCAGGCGATCCAAACAGCTACCTATGGATTGATGAAAAAAAGTCACCTGAAATTGTATTGGAAAACGTTGCTTTCAAAATTTATGAACCTGCTCCAAACACGGAAGTAAAAGACCGTTTTGTTGTACGAGGATTAGCGAGGGTATATGAAGCAACGGTTTTATACGAATTTGAAGACGGACATTTTATTCTCGATGAAGGATTTACGACAGCTACTGAAGGTGCGCCTGGTTGGGGAGAATTCGAGATTATCATTGAATTTGATGAAGTCGCAAATCAATCAGGTAGAGTGATCCTTTTTGAAGA